In one Chelmon rostratus isolate fCheRos1 chromosome 7, fCheRos1.pri, whole genome shotgun sequence genomic region, the following are encoded:
- the LOC121609551 gene encoding extracellular calcium-sensing receptor-like: protein MEGDYVIGGVFAIHRYKHTEKHNYTTMPELQRCTGSLDHRQLRFSHAMVFAIEEINNSTELLPGIKLGYQIHDSCASVLIAAQVAFQLSNGLDPVFDTGDNCSQSGMVMAIVGESSSTRSISVSHVIGSFNIPQVSHFATCACLSDKQQYPSFFRTIPSDQFQADALAKLVKHFGWTWIGAIRSDSDYGNNGMASFLEAAQKEGICVEYSESFYRTHPRSRIQRVADVIRRSTSMVIVAFVASTDMRILLEELSLQAFPPRQWIGSESWVTNPDMLRFTFCAGAIGFGIQQSVIPGLRDFLLDLSLTEVAVSPVLTEFWEDSFNCRLEKSAAIDKGLCDGNEDIETLQSPYTDTSQLRITNMVYKAVYAIAHAIHNVVCQDTNSTTQCDKFTRIEAKQVLAQLKKVNFSQNGYHVSFDANGDPVAKYELVNWQKTESGSTELVTVGLYDASLPVGQEFRINRNLTWVEGGTEVPVSVCSDSCPPGTRKVLQKGKPICCYDCIPCPEGEVSNATDSPDCFPCPKEFWPNAERDTCFPKPVEFLSFDEVLGIILAAFSVGGACLAIITAAVFFRHRSSPIVRANNSELSFLLLFSLTLCFLCSLTFIGAPSEWSCMLRHTTFGITFVLCISCVLGKTMVVLMAFKATLPGSNVMKWFGPSQQRMTVVSFTFIQVLICTIWLVVNPPFPMKNLSTYKEIIILECALGSAIGFWAVLGYIGLLAVFCLVLAVLARKLPDNFNEAKLITFSMLIFCAVWITFIPAYVSSPGKFTVAVEIFAILASSFGLTFCIFAPKCFILLFQPEKNTKKHLMNKN, encoded by the exons ATGGAGGGTGATTATGTCATTGGGGGTGTTTTTGCCATACATAGATACAAGCACACAGAGAAGCATAACTACACCACCATGCCTGAGCTACAAAGGTGCACAGGGAG ccttGACCACCGTCAACTGCGCTTCTCACACGCAATGGTCTTCGCCATTGAAGAGATTAACAACAGCACAGAATTGCTGCCGGGTATCAAACTTGGTTATCAGATCCACGACTCGTGTGCCTCAGTTCTAATCGCTGCACAAGTGGCATTCCAGCTTTCCAACGGCCTGGACCCGGTGTTTGACACTGGTGACAACTGCTCACAATCTGGTATGGTTATGGCTATCGTCGGTGAGTCCTCATCCACACGATCGATCAGCGTGTCTCATGTCATCGGGTCCTTTAACATTCCTCaa gtgaGCCACTTTGCCACTTGTGCATGCCTGTCTGATAAGCAGCAGTACCCGAGTTTCTTCAGAACAATCCCGAGCGATCAGTTCCAGGCTGATGCACTGGCCAAGCTGGTGAAACACTTTGGCTGGACTTGGATAGGTGCCATCCGGTCCGATTCAGACTATGGCAATAATGGGATGGCATCTTTCCTGGAAGCAGCACAGAAGGAGGGGATCTGTGTGGAATACTCTGAATCTTTCTATAGGACCCACCCACGGAGCAGGATCCAGAGAGTAGCTGATGTTATCCGCAG GTCCACATCTATGGTTATTGTGGCATTTGTAGCCTCTACAGACATGAGGATCCTGCTGGAGGAACTGTCACTCCAGGCTTTTCCACCTCGTCAGTGGATTGGCAGTGAGTCCTGGGTCACCAACCCAGACATGCTGAGGTTCACCTTCTGTGCTGGAGCCATCGGATTTGGCATTCAACAGTCTGTCATCCCAGGTCTGAGAGACTTCTTGCtggatctctctctcactgaagTGGCTGTCTCTCCAGTGCTGACTGAGTTCTGGGAGGATTCATTCAACTGCAGGCtggaaaaaa gtgcAGCCATAGATAAAGGTCTGTGTGATGGAAATGAAGACATTGAGACTCTCCAGAGCCCGTACACCGACACATCTCAGCTCCGCATCACAAACATGGTGTACAAGGCTGTTTATGCAATAGCACATGCCATTCATAATGTAGTGTGCCAAGACACAAATTCTACAACTCAGTGTGACAAATTCACCAGGATAGAGGCCAAACAG GTTCTTGCTCAGCTGAAGAAAGTGAATTTTTCCCAAAATGGTTATCATGTCTCATTTGATGCCAACGGGGATCCTGTGGCCAAATATGAGCTGGTTAACTGGCAAAAAACTGAGAGTGGCAGCACTGAGTTAGTGACAGTAGGGCTCTACGATGCATCACTGCCGGTGGGCCAGGAGTTCCGTATCAACAGGAACCTCACCTGGGTGGAGGGTGGCACAGAA GtgcctgtgtcagtgtgcagtgacagctgtccTCCAGGTACTCgtaaagtgctgcagaaaggGAAACCCATCTGCTGTTATGATTGTATACCATGTCCCGAGGGAGAGGTTAGCAATGCTACag attCCCCTGATTGTTTCCCTTGCCCCAAGGAGTTTTGGCctaatgcagagagagacacttgtTTCCCCAAACCTGTAGAGTTTCTTTCCTTTGACGAGGTCCTAGGAATCATCCTGGCTGCATTCTCAGTTGGTGGAGCCTGTCTTGCCATtataacagcagctgtgttcTTTCGTCACAGGTCATCCCCGATTGTCAGGGCCAataactctgagctgagcttcctgctgctcttctctctgactctgtgtttcTTATGTTCATTAACTTTCATTGGAGCACCCTCTGAGTGGTCCTGCATGCTGCGCCACACAACATTTGGGATCACTTTCgtcctctgcatctcttgtgtTCTAGGAAAAACAATGGTGGTGTTAATGGCCTTCAAAGCTACACTCCCAGGCAGTAATGTCATGAAATGGTTTGGACCTTCACAACAAAGGATGACTGTTGTGTCtttcacatttattcaagttTTAATATGCACTATTTGGCTAGTTGTTAATCCCCCTTTTCCAATGAAAAATCTATCCACATACAAGGAGATAATCATCCTGGAGTGTGCATTAGGCTCAGCTATTGGGTTCTGGGCTGTGCTCGGGTACATAGGCCTACTGGCTGTCTTTTGCTTAGTCTTAGCTGTCCTCGCCCGGAAACTACCTGACAATTTTAATGAAGCCAAGCTgatcaccttcagcatgctgatattctGTGCAGTGTGGATCACCTTTATCCCAGCGTATGTCAGCTCTCCTGGTAaatttactgtggctgtggagatATTTGCCATTTTGGCCTCCAGTTTTGGACTAACATTCTGTATATTTGCACCAAAGTGTTTCATCTTATTGTTTCAGCCAGAGAAGAACACcaagaaacatttaatgaacaaaaaTTAA